A stretch of Longimicrobium sp. DNA encodes these proteins:
- a CDS encoding PTS sugar transporter subunit IIB, with protein MPIVLFRVDERLIHGQVVVGWGGPLHADRIVVVDDELAASPWEQELYCLGVPPEIEARFLTVAAARGDVPAWKADAKRTIVLVRDVETAARIADGGVLAGEEVNLGGIHHAEGRARILPYLHLRPDERARLDEIAATGAEVSARDLPASRKVPLKELPAG; from the coding sequence ATGCCGATCGTGCTGTTTAGGGTCGACGAGCGACTGATCCACGGCCAGGTGGTCGTGGGCTGGGGCGGCCCCCTGCACGCCGACCGCATCGTGGTGGTGGACGACGAGCTCGCGGCCAGTCCGTGGGAGCAGGAGCTGTACTGCCTGGGCGTGCCGCCCGAGATCGAGGCGCGCTTCCTCACCGTCGCCGCCGCGCGCGGCGACGTCCCCGCGTGGAAGGCCGACGCCAAGCGCACCATCGTCCTCGTCCGCGACGTGGAGACGGCCGCGCGGATCGCCGACGGCGGCGTGCTGGCGGGCGAGGAGGTGAACCTGGGCGGGATCCACCACGCCGAGGGGCGCGCGCGCATCCTCCCGTACCTCCATCTCCGGCCGGACGAGCGCGCGCGGCTCGACGAGATCGCCGCCACCGGCGCCGAGGTCTCCGCCCGTGACCTCCCCGCGTCGAGGAAGGTGCCGCTGAAGGAGCTGCCGGCGGGGTGA
- a CDS encoding PTS sugar transporter subunit IIC, translated as MIPTAAQIAVLALVGGLVALDGTSVGQFMVSRPFVAAALGGLVVGRPGLGMAVGIVLEALHLAVLPVGAAKYPEGGPPAVAAGAVFAASQSPPVAAGATLLVAVLVALALEWFGGHTVEWMRQFNVRFAGAPPEGLTPGEVARRHGIPIAVDFLRGAALTLAGVVILGVLLRAIDFSGFPEIAVGTVVRLSVVAGLASALRLFGRAHYPLFFAGAAAGAVVAWLR; from the coding sequence ATGATCCCCACCGCCGCGCAGATCGCCGTGCTGGCCCTGGTCGGAGGCCTCGTCGCGCTCGACGGGACCTCGGTGGGGCAGTTCATGGTCTCGCGCCCGTTCGTGGCCGCGGCGCTGGGGGGGCTGGTGGTCGGGCGGCCGGGGCTGGGAATGGCCGTGGGGATCGTGCTCGAGGCGCTGCACCTGGCCGTCCTTCCCGTCGGCGCGGCGAAGTATCCCGAGGGCGGGCCGCCGGCGGTGGCCGCGGGCGCGGTGTTCGCCGCGTCGCAGTCCCCGCCCGTGGCCGCGGGGGCGACGCTGCTCGTGGCCGTCCTCGTGGCCCTGGCGCTGGAGTGGTTCGGCGGGCACACGGTGGAGTGGATGCGGCAGTTCAACGTGCGCTTCGCCGGCGCGCCGCCGGAGGGGCTCACGCCCGGAGAAGTCGCGCGGCGCCACGGGATTCCCATCGCGGTGGACTTCCTGCGCGGCGCGGCGCTCACGCTGGCCGGCGTGGTGATCCTGGGGGTGCTGCTGCGCGCGATCGACTTCTCCGGCTTCCCCGAGATCGCCGTGGGCACGGTCGTCCGCCTGTCGGTCGTCGCGGGATTGGCGTCGGCGCTGCGGCTGTTCGGGCGGGCGCACTACCCGCTCTTCTTCGCGGGCGCCGCGGCGGGGGCGGTGGTGGCGTGGCTGAGGTGA
- a CDS encoding PTS system mannose/fructose/sorbose family transporter subunit IID — protein MAEVTGPGAGVRRRMLLRSFAVQGSWNYQTLIGTGLAFVLVPALRDVYRGDADGLRAALGRHAELFNSHPYLAAVAAGAIARLEADRVPAETVARFKAAVRGSLGTLGDRLVWLMWRPMSVLLGVSLVLAGAAWWIGALAFLGVFNALHLWMRAWGLKAGLRDGLQIGGTLRGVPFQRLGDRAAQIGALLAGFAAALAAAPRGSHAWEWGAGLVAGVLGIALGRRVRAVAAGAMVLALLAGLVLART, from the coding sequence GTGGCTGAGGTGACGGGGCCGGGCGCGGGCGTGCGGCGGCGCATGCTGCTGCGCTCGTTCGCCGTGCAGGGAAGCTGGAACTACCAGACCCTGATCGGCACCGGGCTGGCCTTCGTCCTGGTCCCCGCGCTCCGCGATGTCTACCGGGGGGATGCGGACGGGCTGCGCGCGGCGCTGGGGCGCCACGCGGAGCTCTTCAACAGCCATCCGTACCTGGCCGCGGTGGCCGCCGGCGCCATCGCCCGGCTGGAGGCCGACCGCGTGCCGGCGGAGACGGTGGCGCGCTTCAAGGCCGCCGTGCGCGGCTCGCTGGGCACGCTGGGCGACCGGCTGGTGTGGCTGATGTGGCGCCCGATGTCGGTGCTCCTGGGCGTCTCGCTGGTCCTCGCCGGCGCCGCGTGGTGGATCGGCGCGCTGGCGTTCCTGGGAGTGTTCAACGCGCTCCACCTGTGGATGCGCGCCTGGGGGTTGAAGGCCGGCCTGCGCGACGGGCTGCAGATCGGCGGCACGCTGCGCGGCGTGCCCTTCCAGCGCCTGGGCGACCGCGCGGCGCAGATCGGCGCGCTCCTGGCCGGCTTCGCCGCGGCGCTGGCCGCGGCGCCGCGGGGCTCGCACGCGTGGGAATGGGGCGCCGGCCTCGTCGCCGGCGTGCTGGGGATCGCGCTGGGGCGCCGCGTGCGCGCCGTGGCCGCGGGCGCGATGGTGCTGGCGCTCCTGGCGGGGCTCGTCCTCGCTCGTACCTGA
- a CDS encoding HPr family phosphocarrier protein, with protein METNSEVQIVNKYGLHARPAAELVKLANRFRSDVWIRKEDVEVSGKSIMGVMMLAAECGSTVQIRARGEDSREAVDALVQLIQNRFGED; from the coding sequence ATGGAAACGAACAGCGAAGTGCAGATCGTGAACAAGTACGGGCTCCACGCGCGCCCCGCCGCGGAGCTCGTGAAGCTGGCCAACCGCTTCCGCTCCGACGTCTGGATCCGCAAGGAAGACGTGGAGGTGAGCGGGAAGAGCATCATGGGGGTGATGATGCTGGCGGCCGAGTGTGGCAGCACGGTGCAGATCCGCGCCCGCGGCGAGGACTCGCGCGAGGCGGTGGACGCCCTGGTGCAGCTCATCCAGAACCGGTTCGGAGAGGACTGA